Below is a genomic region from Salvia miltiorrhiza chloroplast, complete genome.
CTTATCAATTTTGATTCGTTTTAATCTGAACAATAATTGAATAGACTCGATTCTAACAAATAACAAATATGAAACAGGAAAATCGATTGGTAATAGATCGATATAAAACGAAAGCCTTTCTATTCGATTAAAAAAAAAAGTAATTCAAATTAACAAATTATAGCTTTTGTGTTAGTTAATTCGATTTGAATTACTTGTTGATTTCTTATTGACGAGCTATAGAAATAGCACCTATTAAAGCGACTAAAAGGATTATTGAAATGAGTTCAAATGGAAGAAAAAAATCCGTTGCTAAATGAATTCCAATTTGTTGGCTATTACTTATCAAATCTTGTTCTAAAATATGATTTGATTTTGTAGTCCAGCTGATCCCATACCAGGCCGTATCTGGAATAGTAGTAATTAGTGAAATAAAAAGACTTGTACAAATCATTGAAGTAACCCCATCCCCAACGGTCCAAAGGTGAAAATCTTTGTAATATTCTGAACCATTCATAAACATCACAGCAAAAATTATTAAAACATTTATAGCTCCTACATAAATAAGGAGCTGCGCAGCAGCTACAAAATAGGAGTTCGATAGAATATAGAATAAGGATATACAAAAAAGAACCAATCCCAACGAAAAGGCCGAATAAATTGGATTCGGAAGTAATACTACTGCCAGACTTCCTAATATAAGACCCGATCCTAGAAAGA
It encodes:
- the ndhG gene encoding NADH dehydrogenase subunit 6; amino-acid sequence: MDLPGPIHDFLLVFLGSGLILGSLAVVLLPNPIYSAFSLGLVLFCISLFYILSNSYFVAAAQLLIYVGAINVLIIFAVMFMNGSEYYKDFHLWTVGDGVTSMICTSLFISLITTIPDTAWYGISWTTKSNHILEQDLISNSQQIGIHLATDFFLPFELISIILLVALIGAISIARQ